A window of Myxococcales bacterium contains these coding sequences:
- a CDS encoding protein kinase: MDPAPALATKVCPACSAKYPQDALFCPNDGAPLQSSTSQARSGEGPDPYLGREISGHIEVKQLAGVGAMGRVYRAFQKGIDRDVAVKVLHRELSANTQLVARFTREAKVASRLHHPNVVQVLLAGQLPDGAMYIVMEFLDGMSLQSALAASSGAMPLGRVLHIGLQLCDAVGEAHAQGIVHRDLKPENVMLVRRGEDLDFVKVLDFGIARINWGEQSMATAAGLIFGTARYISPEGAQGEQVNPSGDVYSIATLLYQMLAGRTPFEGDQAVAMLLSQIHDTPPPLRSHARAAYVPEPIADVIMANLAKSPAQRLPDARAFGRSLAEAALRGGLAPEDIGPLAGLGRRPSGVLKLASLERTRKHEITQEDQDRMARVPAAPSRPTGTEIASLPGSATVRWTPPDALPQAVEATLDDEPAPAPRVTPPPPTALSPASPSVPRPPASARVVSAQPSADRPSSPRDSHPTTPPEDEPLPEKRHGRSSVAMLVLVCFVLGVLLAVGVAYKMGRLGPDHALEAEVTRANAAFSSHRLYEPPGDNVREITALALQRWPHEARLLDLRKQAADELVSLARVERNVPEALRIAKIALDLDPTDLAAKRLVEDLEGDLAKLVPEAPPVIPLTTKPAGQGGAPAPSASSAKASACVLDISPDKPRVGQQVTFVARISPGKAKVEAATFTVSGATLASATMPAVGGQGGVFRGGFAFLEAGTFDVTFTATVDGAPARAERRVVSQAAGAAPTAPPTTPPTAPPTAPAPSASGSRWL, encoded by the coding sequence GTGGATCCCGCCCCGGCGCTCGCGACGAAGGTCTGCCCCGCGTGCAGCGCCAAGTACCCGCAAGACGCCCTCTTTTGCCCGAACGACGGCGCGCCGCTCCAGAGCAGCACGAGCCAGGCGCGCTCGGGCGAGGGCCCCGATCCGTACCTCGGGCGCGAGATCTCCGGCCACATCGAGGTGAAGCAGCTCGCCGGCGTCGGCGCCATGGGGCGCGTCTACCGCGCGTTCCAGAAGGGCATCGACCGCGACGTGGCCGTCAAGGTCCTCCACCGCGAGCTCTCCGCCAACACGCAGCTCGTGGCGCGGTTCACCCGCGAGGCCAAGGTCGCCTCTCGCCTCCATCACCCGAACGTGGTGCAGGTGCTGCTCGCAGGTCAGCTCCCCGACGGCGCCATGTACATCGTCATGGAGTTCCTCGACGGCATGTCGCTCCAGAGCGCGCTCGCCGCGTCGTCGGGCGCCATGCCGCTCGGTCGCGTGCTGCACATCGGTCTCCAGCTCTGCGACGCGGTCGGAGAGGCTCACGCGCAAGGCATCGTGCACCGCGATCTCAAGCCCGAGAACGTGATGCTCGTGCGCCGTGGCGAGGACCTCGACTTCGTGAAGGTGCTCGATTTCGGCATCGCGCGCATCAACTGGGGCGAGCAGTCGATGGCCACGGCGGCCGGGCTCATCTTCGGGACGGCCCGCTACATCTCCCCCGAGGGCGCGCAAGGCGAGCAGGTCAACCCCTCGGGCGACGTGTACTCGATCGCGACGCTCCTCTACCAAATGCTCGCGGGCCGAACGCCGTTCGAGGGCGATCAGGCCGTCGCCATGTTGCTCTCTCAGATCCACGACACGCCGCCGCCGCTGAGGTCGCACGCACGCGCCGCCTACGTGCCCGAGCCCATCGCCGACGTCATCATGGCGAACCTCGCGAAGAGCCCGGCCCAGCGCCTCCCCGACGCACGCGCCTTCGGCCGCTCTCTCGCCGAGGCGGCGCTCCGCGGAGGGCTCGCGCCGGAGGACATCGGGCCGCTCGCGGGGCTCGGACGCAGGCCGAGCGGGGTGCTCAAGCTGGCGAGCCTCGAGCGCACGCGCAAACACGAAATTACTCAAGAAGATCAAGACCGTATGGCCAGGGTGCCGGCGGCTCCCTCGCGCCCCACGGGCACCGAGATCGCGTCTCTGCCAGGGAGCGCGACGGTGCGTTGGACGCCCCCCGATGCCCTCCCGCAGGCCGTCGAGGCCACCCTCGACGACGAGCCCGCGCCCGCTCCGCGCGTCACGCCTCCGCCTCCCACGGCGCTCTCTCCGGCGTCGCCCTCGGTGCCCCGTCCGCCCGCGTCCGCGCGCGTCGTGTCGGCGCAGCCGTCCGCCGACAGGCCGTCGAGCCCGCGTGATTCCCACCCGACCACCCCGCCCGAAGACGAGCCCCTGCCCGAGAAGCGTCACGGGCGCTCGTCGGTGGCCATGCTCGTGCTCGTGTGCTTCGTGCTCGGCGTGCTGCTCGCCGTCGGCGTCGCCTACAAGATGGGACGCCTCGGCCCCGATCACGCCCTCGAGGCCGAGGTCACGCGCGCCAACGCCGCGTTCTCGAGCCATAGGCTCTACGAGCCCCCGGGCGACAACGTGCGCGAAATCACGGCGCTCGCGCTGCAAAGGTGGCCCCACGAGGCGCGCCTCCTCGACCTCCGGAAGCAGGCCGCGGACGAGCTCGTGAGCCTCGCGCGGGTCGAGCGGAACGTGCCCGAGGCCCTGCGGATCGCCAAGATCGCCCTCGATCTCGATCCGACCGATCTCGCCGCCAAGCGCCTCGTCGAAGACCTGGAGGGCGACCTCGCCAAGCTCGTGCCCGAGGCCCCGCCCGTGATTCCGCTCACCACGAAGCCCGCGGGCCAAGGTGGCGCACCCGCGCCGTCGGCGTCGTCGGCCAAGGCCTCGGCGTGTGTGCTCGACATCTCGCCCGACAAACCGCGCGTCGGCCAGCAGGTCACGTTCGTCGCGCGGATCTCGCCTGGAAAAGCCAAGGTCGAGGCCGCGACGTTCACGGTCTCCGGGGCGACGCTCGCTTCGGCCACGATGCCCGCCGTCGGAGGGCAGGGGGGCGTGTTTCGCGGCGGGTTCGCGTTCCTCGAAGCGGGCACGTTCGACGTCACCTTCACGGCTACGGTCGACGGGGCGCCAGCACGCGCCGAGCGAAGGGTCGTCTCGCAGGCCGCCGGTGCCGCACCCACGGCGCCTCCCACCACGCCCCCCACGGCACCTCCCACGGCGCCCGCCCCGTCGGCCTCCGGTTCGCGATGGCTGTAG
- a CDS encoding DUF1566 domain-containing protein gives MARSKPLFGLATGAFVLLSLAACQQLLGLDKLKNCDDGDPCTDASTIPDASDGSLPDGAPDARDDGEAPDTSIPFPDGSTPSDWVNFRMPATTGGLVDAASFPDGSPVRSLLVYDPLPSDTQMFVTVPDAGSPLVTGTFETVSRRVWIAFNSERAPSSFEGARAECAAVGARVPTRIELVSLLEPSKPRDAGYVRDDAFGGQTVSNLAFWSSTASRETDGGFSLWIMDFATGTTFRQAASGGAKRGVLCVK, from the coding sequence ATGGCACGTTCTAAGCCGCTCTTCGGCCTGGCTACGGGGGCATTCGTGCTGCTCTCGCTCGCCGCGTGCCAGCAGCTCCTCGGCCTCGACAAGCTGAAGAACTGCGACGACGGGGACCCGTGCACCGACGCGTCGACGATCCCCGACGCGTCCGACGGCAGCCTCCCCGACGGCGCCCCCGACGCGAGGGACGACGGAGAGGCGCCCGACACGTCGATCCCCTTCCCCGATGGCTCCACGCCGTCGGACTGGGTGAACTTCCGCATGCCCGCGACGACCGGCGGCCTCGTCGACGCGGCCAGCTTCCCGGACGGCTCCCCCGTGAGGAGCTTGCTCGTCTACGATCCTCTCCCGAGCGACACGCAGATGTTCGTCACCGTGCCCGACGCGGGCTCGCCCCTCGTCACGGGCACGTTCGAGACGGTGTCCAGGCGCGTCTGGATCGCCTTCAACTCGGAGCGAGCCCCATCGAGCTTCGAGGGGGCGCGGGCCGAGTGCGCGGCCGTCGGCGCTCGCGTGCCGACGCGTATCGAGCTCGTCAGCTTGCTCGAGCCGTCGAAGCCGCGGGACGCCGGCTACGTGCGCGACGACGCGTTCGGAGGGCAGACGGTCTCGAACCTCGCGTTCTGGTCGTCGACCGCATCCCGCGAGACCGATGGCGGATTTTCCTTGTGGATCATGGACTTCGCTACGGGCACGACGTTCCGTCAGGCGGCGAGCGGCGGAGCGAAACGGGGTGTCCTATGCGTCAAATGA
- a CDS encoding serine/threonine protein kinase, producing the protein MSQPEPGMMVTPNVRLTRPLGEGGMGTVWVAEHLALRTDVVVKFITGDLATNPEAMARFEREAAAASQVKSPHVVQTFDHGTSNGMPYIVMELLEGEDLGDYLHHHGRMAPKAVVQLVTQLGRALDKAHAKGIVHRDIKPNNIFLTEGEGGEFFVKLLDFGIAKGVDSPKIDSATRTGAVMGSPYYMSPEQIVGAKDIGPKSDLWAVGVVAFEALTGVRPFEAETMGALAILIHGAPLPKPTEKVPELPPSLDAWFERACSRDVAGRFSSAKEMADALSRAFAEAGHSIVPGSQVPPSAPVSDAAMFAKTAEMDTPFAVAPAKRAEGVESSTQGLATSTSMEPARSKKVGPLVAAAVGVAAIVGVAAFAMRAPSPSTAGRPDPSATSSATTTTSSATAALPSASGSAALPPVGLAPMPSVSVTAAPSARPTGHGGTKPHASASASAQAAPKPPPPPPNDPLY; encoded by the coding sequence GTGTCCCAGCCCGAACCCGGCATGATGGTCACCCCGAACGTTCGGCTCACCCGCCCCTTGGGCGAGGGTGGGATGGGAACGGTGTGGGTTGCGGAGCACCTGGCGCTGCGCACCGACGTGGTCGTCAAGTTCATCACGGGCGACCTGGCGACGAACCCCGAGGCCATGGCCCGGTTCGAGCGCGAGGCGGCCGCGGCGTCGCAGGTGAAGAGCCCCCACGTGGTGCAGACGTTCGACCATGGCACGTCGAACGGCATGCCCTACATCGTCATGGAGCTCCTCGAGGGCGAGGACCTCGGCGACTACCTGCACCACCACGGGCGAATGGCCCCGAAGGCCGTGGTTCAGCTCGTGACGCAGCTCGGCCGTGCGCTCGACAAGGCCCACGCCAAGGGCATCGTCCACCGCGACATCAAGCCCAACAACATCTTCCTGACCGAGGGCGAGGGCGGCGAGTTCTTCGTCAAGCTGCTCGACTTCGGCATCGCCAAAGGCGTCGATTCGCCCAAGATCGACAGCGCGACCCGCACGGGCGCCGTGATGGGCTCACCGTACTACATGAGCCCCGAGCAGATCGTGGGCGCGAAGGACATCGGGCCCAAGTCGGATCTTTGGGCGGTCGGCGTGGTGGCGTTCGAAGCGCTCACCGGAGTGCGCCCCTTCGAGGCCGAGACCATGGGCGCGCTCGCCATCTTGATCCACGGCGCCCCGCTCCCGAAGCCCACCGAGAAGGTTCCGGAGCTGCCGCCCTCGCTCGACGCGTGGTTCGAGCGCGCGTGCTCGAGGGACGTCGCGGGGCGGTTCTCGTCGGCGAAAGAGATGGCCGATGCGCTCTCGCGCGCGTTCGCCGAGGCGGGTCACTCGATCGTCCCGGGCTCGCAGGTGCCACCTTCGGCTCCCGTGTCGGACGCGGCCATGTTCGCGAAGACGGCCGAGATGGACACCCCGTTCGCGGTGGCGCCGGCGAAGAGAGCCGAAGGGGTCGAGTCGTCGACGCAGGGGCTCGCCACGAGCACCTCGATGGAGCCGGCGCGATCGAAGAAGGTCGGGCCGCTCGTCGCCGCGGCCGTGGGTGTCGCGGCGATCGTGGGTGTCGCCGCGTTCGCGATGCGTGCCCCGAGCCCCTCGACCGCCGGTAGGCCAGACCCGAGCGCGACGAGCTCGGCGACCACCACCACCTCGAGCGCGACGGCCGCGCTGCCCAGCGCTTCGGGCTCCGCCGCGTTGCCCCCCGTAGGCCTCGCGCCGATGCCGTCGGTGAGCGTTACAGCCGCGCCCTCCGCTCGCCCCACGGGTCACGGCGGAACGAAGCCCCACGCGTCGGCGTCGGCGAGCGCCCAAGCTGCCCCCAAGCCCCCTCCGCCCCCCCCGAATGACCCTCTTTATTAA
- a CDS encoding AarF/ABC1/UbiB kinase family protein has protein sequence MSRDPYSKIPESRLGRLARLAKLGVQAGASALTRSDGHAAAEKAAEVLGNLRGLAAKVGQMASYVDGIVPEGQREAYEASLRALLSQAPRSSPAAIRALVEEELGAPIGELFAEFVDEPIASASIGQVHKATLHDGRVVAVKVQHPNIRGAVESDLASAGILESFAALGGARRLDSKGLLETLRQRFREELDYELEARRMEHFAGVHEGDPQVRVTRLVRERSSRSVLTTELVTGKTFDEACAASEAERVAWAETMWRYVFKGNLVGGMFNADPHPGNYLFHDGGAVTFMDYGCVQEIPEATRAHATDLHRAACRGDEKAFATYVRKVLGSRPGKQEDLSIAYSRKCFEPLFASPYRITRDYAASLVKDMHAMGAEVRALDDHEVFAMPREMLFMNRLQFGFYSVLARLDVELDYRRVEESFMPAP, from the coding sequence ATGAGCCGAGACCCGTATTCGAAAATTCCGGAGTCGCGCCTCGGTCGGTTGGCCCGGCTCGCGAAGCTCGGGGTCCAGGCGGGCGCGAGCGCCCTCACCCGCTCCGATGGGCACGCGGCCGCGGAGAAGGCCGCCGAGGTCCTCGGGAACCTGAGGGGCCTCGCCGCGAAGGTCGGTCAGATGGCGAGCTACGTGGACGGGATCGTGCCCGAGGGTCAGCGTGAGGCGTACGAGGCCTCTCTGCGCGCGCTCCTCTCGCAAGCCCCGCGTTCGTCTCCTGCCGCCATCCGCGCCCTCGTCGAAGAAGAGCTCGGGGCGCCGATCGGGGAGCTCTTCGCGGAGTTCGTCGACGAGCCCATCGCGAGCGCGTCGATCGGTCAAGTGCACAAGGCGACGCTGCACGATGGCCGTGTCGTGGCCGTGAAGGTGCAGCACCCCAACATCCGCGGCGCCGTCGAGAGCGACCTCGCGAGCGCCGGCATCCTCGAGAGCTTCGCGGCCTTGGGCGGGGCACGCAGGCTCGACTCGAAGGGTCTCCTCGAGACCTTGAGGCAGCGCTTCCGCGAGGAGCTCGACTACGAGCTCGAGGCGCGCCGCATGGAGCATTTCGCTGGCGTCCACGAGGGAGATCCGCAGGTCCGCGTGACCCGGCTCGTGCGCGAGCGTTCGTCGCGCAGCGTGCTCACCACCGAGCTCGTCACGGGCAAGACGTTCGACGAGGCGTGCGCCGCGAGCGAGGCCGAGCGCGTGGCCTGGGCCGAGACCATGTGGCGCTACGTGTTCAAGGGCAACCTCGTCGGCGGCATGTTCAACGCCGACCCGCACCCGGGAAATTACCTCTTCCACGACGGCGGCGCCGTGACCTTCATGGACTACGGGTGCGTGCAGGAGATCCCCGAGGCGACACGCGCCCACGCGACCGACCTTCACCGCGCCGCGTGCCGGGGGGACGAGAAGGCCTTCGCGACGTACGTGCGCAAGGTGCTCGGGTCGAGGCCCGGGAAGCAGGAAGATCTCTCGATCGCGTACTCACGCAAGTGCTTCGAGCCGCTGTTCGCGTCGCCCTACCGCATCACGCGGGACTACGCGGCGAGCCTCGTCAAGGACATGCACGCGATGGGCGCCGAGGTGCGCGCCCTGGACGATCACGAGGTGTTCGCGATGCCGAGGGAGATGCTCTTCATGAACCGTCTCCAGTTCGGCTTCTACTCGGTGCTCGCGCGGCTCGACGTGGAGCTCGACTACCGGAGGGTCGAAGAGTCGTTCATGCCCGCGCCGTAG
- a CDS encoding DUF2088 domain-containing protein, producing the protein MSHPLCVTLDRRSAPRTIFSGDRLVEVDMPAGTRVLYPKPPLAGLKDVDAAIRYAISHPYNSDPLHAKLRPGMKVVIAIDDISLPLPPMRAPDVRQRVLTVVLDLLADHGVEDIEMIIATSVHRRMTGPEIRHIVGDKIFNAYYPDRLYNHDAEDPKGMVELGETELGEVVELNRKAVESDLLIYVNLNLVPMDGGHKSVAVGLCGYKSLRAHHNPKTMRNCHSYMDPSSSALATSVERMGRLANKKLNVFTIETTINNRMFDRPLEFLAKNEDDLTTSERAALKALTFTLSKVPQPAREAIFQRVPSPYEVTGVFAGETEAVHVHTLRKAYEQYLVPIKGQADILVSGIPYISPYNVNSFLNPLLVQVMAQGYLFNLYKGSPLVKKGGTMIITHPCTDQFDKEHHAPYIEFVHNLLPETRDAMELHKRYEKKFSQNPAYIQMYRTGHAYHPTHPFFMWYWGEAGRQHLGRVIVVGADNEYIPKLLGYETARSMPEALEMARDTSPASPEITMLHSPPIMMAECSA; encoded by the coding sequence ATGAGCCACCCCTTGTGCGTCACGCTCGATCGGCGCAGCGCCCCGCGGACCATTTTCTCCGGCGACCGCCTCGTCGAGGTCGACATGCCCGCGGGCACGCGCGTGCTCTACCCGAAGCCGCCGCTCGCCGGCCTGAAGGACGTCGACGCGGCCATTCGCTACGCCATCAGCCACCCGTACAACTCGGACCCGCTCCACGCGAAGCTCCGCCCGGGCATGAAGGTCGTCATCGCGATCGACGACATCTCGCTCCCGCTCCCGCCGATGCGCGCCCCCGACGTTCGCCAGCGCGTGCTCACGGTCGTGCTCGATCTCCTCGCCGATCACGGCGTCGAGGACATCGAGATGATCATCGCGACGAGCGTGCATCGCCGCATGACGGGCCCGGAGATCCGCCACATCGTCGGCGACAAGATCTTCAACGCGTACTACCCGGACCGCCTCTACAACCACGACGCCGAAGATCCGAAGGGGATGGTCGAGCTCGGCGAGACGGAGCTCGGCGAGGTGGTCGAGCTCAATCGCAAGGCCGTCGAGAGCGATCTGCTCATCTACGTGAACCTGAACCTCGTCCCCATGGACGGCGGGCACAAGTCGGTCGCGGTCGGCCTCTGCGGGTACAAGAGCCTCCGCGCGCATCACAACCCGAAGACGATGCGCAACTGCCACTCGTACATGGATCCGTCGTCGTCGGCGCTGGCCACGAGCGTCGAGCGGATGGGGCGGCTCGCGAACAAAAAGCTCAATGTTTTCACCATCGAGACGACGATCAACAACCGCATGTTCGATCGGCCGCTCGAGTTCCTCGCCAAGAACGAGGACGATCTCACGACGAGCGAGCGCGCCGCGCTGAAGGCGCTCACGTTCACGCTGTCGAAGGTGCCTCAGCCCGCGCGCGAGGCCATCTTCCAGCGTGTGCCGTCGCCGTACGAGGTCACGGGCGTGTTCGCGGGCGAGACCGAGGCCGTGCACGTGCACACGCTCCGCAAGGCCTACGAGCAGTACCTGGTGCCCATCAAGGGGCAGGCGGACATCCTCGTGTCGGGCATTCCGTACATCAGCCCGTACAACGTGAACTCGTTCTTGAACCCGCTGCTCGTGCAGGTCATGGCCCAGGGGTACCTCTTCAACCTCTACAAGGGCTCGCCGCTCGTCAAAAAGGGAGGGACGATGATCATCACCCACCCGTGCACCGACCAGTTCGACAAGGAGCACCACGCTCCGTACATCGAGTTCGTGCACAACTTGCTCCCCGAGACGCGCGACGCGATGGAGCTCCACAAGCGCTACGAGAAGAAGTTCTCGCAGAACCCGGCGTACATCCAGATGTACCGCACGGGGCACGCCTACCACCCGACCCACCCGTTCTTCATGTGGTACTGGGGCGAGGCGGGGCGCCAGCACTTGGGTCGCGTCATCGTGGTCGGGGCCGACAACGAGTACATCCCGAAGCTCCTCGGCTACGAGACGGCGCGTTCGATGCCCGAGGCGCTCGAGATGGCGCGAGACACGTCGCCCGCGTCGCCCGAGATCACGATGCTGCATTCGCCGCCGATCATGATGGCCGAGTGCTCGGCGTAG
- a CDS encoding NAD-dependent epimerase/dehydratase family protein, whose amino-acid sequence MSKPVVLVTGANGEIGRSLLQRLHTEGRYRAVTVDLTPLPERYRPLCLETYAGNIMDKYLLDQVAAHHEIEVVFHLAALLSTRGERDPELAHQVNVEGTLHLLRVAQNQSGRLGRPVRFVFPSSIAVYGLPDVPTKHQAGRVAEGDFNVPITMYGCNKLYCEHLGRYFTQHFRQLGALANAARLDFRSLRFPGLISAETVPTGGTSDFGPEMLHAAAKGEPYACFVRKDTRIPFMAMPDAVNALMGMLEADRAKLTDSVYNVGSFSLSAEEIEERVKRHFPKAEVTYAPDAVRNKICDSWPEDVDDTRARRDWGWKPNWDVERAFEEYLLPTIKKRYADH is encoded by the coding sequence ATGTCGAAACCCGTCGTCCTCGTCACCGGCGCCAACGGCGAAATCGGTCGTTCGCTCCTCCAGCGCCTCCACACCGAAGGCCGCTACCGCGCCGTCACGGTGGACCTCACGCCGCTCCCCGAGCGCTACCGCCCGCTCTGCCTGGAGACGTACGCGGGCAACATCATGGACAAGTACCTGCTCGATCAGGTGGCCGCGCACCACGAGATCGAGGTCGTGTTCCACCTCGCGGCGCTCCTCTCCACGCGCGGCGAGCGTGATCCCGAGCTCGCCCACCAGGTGAACGTCGAGGGTACGCTCCACCTCTTGCGCGTCGCGCAGAACCAGTCGGGCCGCCTCGGGCGCCCGGTGCGCTTCGTGTTCCCGAGCAGCATCGCCGTCTACGGCCTGCCCGACGTGCCCACGAAGCACCAAGCGGGGCGCGTGGCCGAGGGCGACTTCAACGTGCCCATCACCATGTACGGCTGCAACAAGCTCTACTGCGAGCACCTCGGCCGGTACTTCACGCAGCACTTCCGCCAGCTCGGCGCCCTCGCGAACGCCGCGCGCCTCGATTTCCGCAGCCTGCGATTCCCGGGGCTCATCTCGGCCGAGACCGTGCCCACCGGCGGCACGAGCGACTTCGGCCCCGAGATGCTCCATGCCGCCGCGAAGGGCGAGCCGTACGCGTGCTTCGTCCGCAAGGACACGCGCATCCCGTTCATGGCCATGCCCGACGCGGTGAACGCGCTCATGGGCATGCTCGAGGCCGACCGCGCGAAGCTCACCGACAGCGTCTACAACGTGGGCAGCTTCAGCCTCTCGGCCGAAGAGATCGAGGAGCGCGTGAAGCGGCACTTCCCGAAGGCCGAGGTGACGTACGCCCCCGACGCCGTGCGGAACAAAATCTGCGACTCCTGGCCCGAGGACGTCGACGACACCCGCGCCCGCCGCGACTGGGGCTGGAAGCCCAACTGGGACGTGGAGCGCGCGTTCGAGGAGTACCTCCTGCCGACGATCAAGAAGCGCTACGCCGACCACTGA
- a CDS encoding DUF1566 domain-containing protein: protein MTWLRSAALASAVLVLPAVLHADAPPGQYGAYLSTDDFIDDTNTGFSWQRGMPSKVVTPTPVALADARCPASSGASLPTVRELATLLDNQPTTVLGKPVHIDLNAFPRTPGGLFWTMSRTPEGKVFVVDFGTGEIKTVDPATTTAYVRCVSRN from the coding sequence ATGACCTGGCTACGCTCCGCGGCCTTGGCCTCGGCGGTGCTCGTGCTCCCTGCGGTGCTGCACGCGGACGCTCCGCCCGGGCAGTACGGGGCCTACCTCTCGACGGACGACTTCATCGACGACACGAACACGGGCTTTAGCTGGCAGCGTGGCATGCCGAGCAAGGTGGTTACTCCGACCCCAGTCGCCCTCGCAGACGCCCGCTGCCCGGCGTCGAGCGGAGCGTCGCTCCCCACGGTGCGCGAGCTCGCGACCCTGCTCGACAACCAGCCGACCACGGTGCTCGGCAAGCCGGTGCATATCGACCTGAACGCGTTCCCCCGCACCCCCGGCGGCCTCTTCTGGACGATGAGCCGGACCCCGGAGGGCAAGGTGTTCGTGGTCGACTTCGGCACGGGCGAGATCAAGACCGTCGACCCCGCGACGACCACGGCGTACGTGCGCTGCGTCTCGCGAAACTGA
- a CDS encoding HAD family hydrolase yields MPSASYFDVDGTLLRTNLIHPTVYYLLNQRTPFRSFLKVAKAVVRAPEMAFAEWKDRRLFNEALFSSYEGMSEDRLMLLADDAFDTVVKPALFPAAKDLVSRCRDEGHEVVIVSGALDFLMERLAKHLGATHVIANRLEIKDGFATGRLLRPVVAGPEKARLIREHAKSKNLDLGECYAYSDSYSDVPMLSVVGHPAVVNPDNKLERLAQAYGWPTIRLDVAKRAS; encoded by the coding sequence GTGCCTTCTGCCAGCTACTTCGACGTGGACGGGACGCTCCTCCGGACGAACCTCATCCACCCCACGGTCTACTACCTCCTCAACCAGAGGACGCCCTTCCGCAGCTTCCTCAAGGTCGCGAAGGCCGTCGTGCGCGCGCCCGAGATGGCGTTCGCCGAGTGGAAAGACCGCCGCCTCTTCAACGAGGCGCTCTTCTCGAGCTACGAAGGCATGTCCGAGGATCGCCTCATGCTCCTCGCCGACGACGCGTTCGACACCGTCGTGAAGCCCGCGCTCTTCCCCGCCGCGAAGGACCTCGTCTCGCGCTGCCGCGACGAAGGGCACGAGGTGGTCATCGTGTCGGGCGCGCTCGACTTCCTCATGGAGCGACTCGCGAAGCACCTCGGCGCGACGCACGTCATCGCGAACCGCCTCGAGATCAAGGATGGCTTCGCCACGGGGCGGCTGCTCCGTCCGGTCGTCGCCGGCCCCGAGAAGGCGCGCCTCATTCGCGAGCACGCCAAGTCGAAGAACCTCGATCTCGGCGAGTGCTACGCCTACTCCGACAGCTACTCCGACGTCCCCATGCTCAGCGTGGTCGGGCACCCCGCCGTGGTGAACCCCGACAACAAGCTCGAGCGCCTCGCGCAAGCCTACGGCTGGCCCACGATCCGCCTCGACGTGGCCAAACGGGCGAGCTGA
- a CDS encoding sel1 repeat family protein: protein MPKALAKTSAKKTKTPTTSKAKASANEPATKKPSPARAKAAPKKAAPKKVAPKKVAPKKVAPKKAAPKKAAPKKAAPKKAAPKKAAPKKAAPKKAAPKKAAPKKAAPKKAAPSLAKTRGKATSALATPTTLATELRALLQGEDGVAIHQKGVELFSAITEGTRAESHLGLVALAFRRAGELGHAEAWVDFGRCLDNGWGVETDHEAALAAYEEAARLGSDQGAFALAMNAYWNDEDYAAAQKWAKKALKGGDPVGAVRYLLGLMAFHGRGTKRDKKASYAFHSAAASAGNADAMFEIFALASTGQGTEKDEPSAVVWLMEAAKRNHPRALYNLGAFHAMGTFGFAQDFEVSAKFYEAASEVGHGRASATLGTMYLGGQGVPRSEKKASEFFSRAEAQGFDVRGFLEGLG, encoded by the coding sequence ATGCCGAAGGCTCTTGCCAAGACGTCTGCGAAGAAGACGAAGACCCCGACGACCTCCAAGGCCAAAGCCTCCGCGAATGAGCCGGCAACGAAGAAGCCGAGCCCCGCGCGGGCGAAGGCCGCTCCGAAGAAGGCCGCTCCGAAGAAGGTCGCTCCGAAGAAGGTCGCTCCGAAGAAGGTCGCTCCGAAGAAGGCCGCTCCGAAGAAGGCTGCTCCGAAGAAGGCCGCTCCGAAGAAGGCTGCTCCGAAGAAGGCCGCTCCGAAGAAGGCCGCTCCGAAGAAGGCCGCTCCAAAGAAGGCTGCTCCGAAGAAGGCTGCTCCGAAGAAGGCCGCTCCGTCGCTCGCAAAGACCCGCGGCAAGGCCACGAGCGCGCTCGCTACGCCGACGACGTTGGCGACCGAGCTCCGCGCGCTGCTCCAGGGCGAAGACGGGGTGGCCATTCACCAGAAGGGCGTCGAGCTCTTCTCGGCGATCACGGAAGGTACGCGCGCCGAGTCGCATCTCGGCCTCGTGGCGCTCGCGTTTCGTCGAGCGGGTGAGCTCGGGCACGCCGAGGCGTGGGTCGATTTCGGCCGTTGCCTCGACAACGGTTGGGGCGTGGAGACGGACCACGAAGCGGCCCTCGCCGCTTACGAAGAGGCCGCTCGGCTCGGCTCCGATCAGGGAGCGTTCGCGCTCGCGATGAACGCGTACTGGAACGACGAGGACTACGCGGCCGCCCAAAAATGGGCAAAAAAGGCCCTTAAGGGCGGCGATCCGGTGGGCGCCGTTCGGTACCTGCTCGGGCTCATGGCGTTCCACGGGCGAGGAACGAAGCGCGACAAGAAGGCGAGCTACGCGTTTCATTCGGCCGCGGCGAGCGCCGGAAACGCCGACGCCATGTTCGAGATCTTCGCGCTCGCGTCGACCGGCCAAGGCACCGAGAAGGACGAGCCGAGCGCCGTCGTGTGGCTCATGGAGGCCGCGAAGCGGAACCACCCGCGCGCCCTCTACAACCTCGGAGCGTTCCACGCGATGGGCACGTTCGGGTTCGCCCAGGACTTCGAGGTGAGCGCGAAGTTCTACGAGGCGGCGAGCGAGGTCGGTCATGGGCGCGCCAGCGCGACGCTCGGGACGATGTACCTCGGAGGCCAGGGGGTGCCCCGCAGCGAGAAGAAGGCGAGTGAGTTCTTCTCGCGCGCCGAGGCGCAAGGCTTCGACGTACGCGGGTTCCTCGAAGGCCTCGGCTGA